One Varibaculum prostatecancerukia genomic window, ATGATTACCTGGGCGTTCTTATCTTTAGCTTCGGAGAGAGAAATAATCTCATCCTTGGTGCGCTGCCATACGTAAAGATTGGTTCCCGCCACGATAATTACGGCGATAACCACCAGGGTAATCACTAGCCGAATCAGGCCTCTCAAAGCACGCATGAGGCTAGTAAACCATGTTCATCGCCTGGCGAACCTCCGCCAGGGTCTGGTCAGCGACTTCATTAGCGCGTTGATTTCCGCGCGCCAAAACCTGCCACAAATAGTCCGGGTCAGCCAACAGTTCGGCGCGCCGCGCCCTAATCGGAGACAAAGCCGCATCCAAAGCCTCCGTGAGCACCTGCTTTAGTTTTCCAGCACCCTGATCCCCGATTTCTTCGGCAATAGCGCGCGGATCCTGTCCGCTAGCCAGGCCGGCCAGCCGCAAAAGATTCGAAACCTCCGGGCGGTTCTCCGGGTCATAAGTAATCTGCCGTTCGGCATCAGTCTTGGCGCGTTTAATTAGCTTCGCAGTTTCATCACTGCTCATCCCCAACTCGACCGCGTTCCCTCGCGACTTCGACATTTTTTCTCCATCCAACCCCAAAATCAGGGCGCCATCACCCGAAAGCAGCCCCTCCGGGCGGGGGAAAACCCGATGTTTCAGGGAAGACTTCCGCCGGTAAACCCGCTCGAAACGGTCCGAAATCACCCGCGCCTGCTCCAAGTGGGGGAGTTGATCCTTACCCACCGGCACCAGGTTCGCTTTGCAGAACAAAA contains:
- the trpS gene encoding tryptophan--tRNA ligase, with the translated sequence MSDSGEKLENSTDAASLQRAERVSKQIEEAIDKDPSKFRVLSGDRPTGALHLGHYFGTIKNRVEIQKRGVETWILIADYQVITDREGTGPIRERVLNMLADYIACGLDPEKTTIFTHSSVPAANQLMLPFLSLVTEAELHRNPTVKAELVASERPMSGLLLTYPVHQAADILFCKANLVPVGKDQLPHLEQARVISDRFERVYRRKSSLKHRVFPRPEGLLSGDGALILGLDGEKMSKSRGNAVELGMSSDETAKLIKRAKTDAERQITYDPENRPEVSNLLRLAGLASGQDPRAIAEEIGDQGAGKLKQVLTEALDAALSPIRARRAELLADPDYLWQVLARGNQRANEVADQTLAEVRQAMNMVY